In Paroedura picta isolate Pp20150507F chromosome 1, Ppicta_v3.0, whole genome shotgun sequence, the following are encoded in one genomic region:
- the LOC143838214 gene encoding uncharacterized protein LOC143838214, with protein sequence MDMGSWWPASNPKIFAACLAHRPSAVLWLTTLGACFVVHGVCLLIFHYFLLLSTETQLPGTGPLESPAAPDVDSDSGASTNIDFIPGTQEEEQPGVLGPPARRRRIQIQDEVLSDEEEEPPLAPGSPPPRGALPAEERLTRERGRLRRVSVLTSVGERLLEHCYEESRRAAATDQAMLTLIAQEGRKLRAVLRETNQILREGVEEVRLIRRLMERAVVVMERAYPPQIGPPPPPPTPTPPLPAPTPPTPSQNASTQTRRRTILGKRKIKPADKYSPS encoded by the exons ccccaaaatatttgctgcatgcctcgcccataggccttctgcagtactttggctcactactttgggagcttgctttgtggttcatggtgtatgcttgctcatttttcactattttctgctcttgtccacagagacacagttgccagggacggggcccctagagtctccagcagcacctgacgtggatagtgattcgggggcatcaactaacattg atttcatacccggaacacaggaggaggaacagcctggggtgcttggacctcctgcccggcgcaggcggatacagattcaagatg aggttctttcagatgaggaggaggaaccacccctggctccaggcagcccaccacctagaggtgcgctcccagcagaggagaggcttacgagggaacgcggcaggctgaggcgcgtctccgtcttgacaagcgtgggagagaggctccttgagcactgctatgaggagtcacggcgtgccgcggccactgaccaagccatgctcacactcattgcccaggaggggagaaaattgagggcagtccttagagagacaaaccaaatcctacgcgaaggcgtggaggaggtgcgactgataaggagactcatggagagggctgtagtggtcatggaaagggcctaccctccacaaatcggcccccccccaccaccacccacaccaacaccaccacttccagcacccaccccaccgactccctctcagaatgcctccacccaaacaagaaggaggactattctcggaaagagaaaaataaaaccagcagacaagtactccccctcctag